The following proteins come from a genomic window of Trifolium pratense cultivar HEN17-A07 linkage group LG4, ARS_RC_1.1, whole genome shotgun sequence:
- the LOC123881488 gene encoding cell division protein FtsZ homolog 1, chloroplastic-like — MEETKSNRNKRRFYSRKGCIQVTISSNPKEVVASLAGPSANIIFGTVVDDCYTGEIHVIINATGYPQSFQKLLDKVA, encoded by the exons ATGGAGGAGACGAAATCAAATAGAAACAAGAGGAGATTTTATTCAAGAAAAGGATGCATTCAAGTTACAATTTCTTCAAACCCCAAAGAG GTTGTGGCTAGTTTGGCTGGTCCTTCTGCCAATATTATATTTGGAActgttgttgatgattgttaCACTGGAGAGATTCACGTGATCATCAACGCCACTGGCTATCCGCAGTCTTTTCAGAAGCTTCTTGACAAAGTGGCATAA